A genomic stretch from Dehalococcoidales bacterium includes:
- a CDS encoding histidine phosphatase family protein encodes MSTLFLVRHGETALKSSLRLWGHTDVELSALGLEQAERLRDRLAPEKIDFVYSSDLKRALVTARAIASRHQLDITSCAELREFNYGKVEGLTFEEIDQLYPECSRYLKDRNTDLRFPDGEGLAELGKRVGKFIERLERHKAEDAILVVTHSGVLRTLICRLLGIELRHVFQFIPGLASLSIVETCPGGAILNLFNSISHLDHLPPA; translated from the coding sequence ATGTCCACGTTATTTCTGGTTCGGCACGGAGAGACTGCGCTAAAGAGCTCCCTGCGGCTCTGGGGGCATACCGATGTCGAACTGAGTGCCCTGGGACTGGAGCAGGCGGAGAGACTGCGTGATCGCCTGGCGCCGGAGAAGATTGACTTTGTCTACTCCAGCGACCTCAAGAGGGCGCTGGTAACCGCCCGGGCCATTGCCTCCAGGCATCAACTGGATATCACCAGCTGTGCTGAACTGCGTGAGTTTAACTACGGTAAGGTCGAGGGGTTGACTTTTGAAGAGATCGACCAGCTTTACCCTGAGTGCTCCCGGTACTTGAAAGATAGAAATACAGACTTAAGGTTTCCCGATGGCGAGGGGCTTGCCGAGTTGGGTAAGCGAGTAGGAAAGTTCATAGAGAGGCTGGAGAGGCATAAGGCAGAGGATGCCATACTGGTTGTGACTCATAGCGGAGTGCTGCGCACTCTCATCTGCCGGCTGCTGGGAATAGAGTTGAGGCACGTGTTCCAGTTTATTCCTGGCCTGGCTTCTCTCAGCATAGTGGAGACCTGCCCCGGAGGGGCAATACTGAACCTCTTCAACAGTATCTCGCACCTGGATCACTTGCCGCCAGCCTAA
- a CDS encoding nucleotidyltransferase domain-containing protein gives MLEYIITSKAKRNLLKLFLTNPDTEFYVRDISRRTGEPLNAVRRELGYLEKAGLVRSRNAGNLRYYAVVKEFPLYQELKKIIYATVGLGDFLTDKLRQTNRIELAFIYGSIARDEETAKSDVDLFVVGEIEEEELHSLVYEAQKEVRREINYTLMSKDEFIKRLKKGDSFVKRVMDERKLVLKGNPDVY, from the coding sequence ATGCTTGAATACATAATTACCTCTAAAGCCAAGAGGAACCTGTTAAAGTTATTTCTTACCAATCCGGACACTGAGTTCTACGTCAGGGACATCTCAAGACGTACAGGCGAGCCGTTGAACGCTGTGCGACGGGAACTAGGATATCTGGAGAAAGCCGGCCTTGTTCGTTCAAGGAATGCGGGTAATCTCAGATACTACGCAGTGGTTAAGGAGTTTCCTCTCTACCAGGAATTGAAGAAAATAATCTATGCTACTGTTGGGCTTGGGGATTTCTTAACAGATAAATTACGCCAGACCAATCGAATAGAATTAGCTTTCATTTACGGTTCGATAGCCCGGGACGAAGAGACGGCCAAAAGCGACGTCGATCTTTTTGTTGTTGGCGAAATAGAAGAGGAGGAACTTCATTCGCTCGTTTATGAAGCACAAAAAGAAGTTAGACGAGAGATTAACTACACCCTCATGAGTAAAGACGAGTTTATTAAAAGACTGAAAAAAGGGGACTCGTTCGTTAAACGTGTTATGGATGAAAGAAAATTAGTGTTGAAGGGGAATCCAGATGTCTATTGA
- a CDS encoding NUDIX hydrolase, which produces MIEERTLSSHLVYEGQALRLRIDEVETAGGRESRREIVEHDDCVAIIAVSGDSILLVRQFRKPVEQELLEIPAGGINPGESPEEAVSRELREETGYLPQKMERLGGFYSVPGYGTEYLYLYLATDLTPGRLFAEDTESISVVRVPVSQILELITSGSICDAKSIAGLLTFLEYLKRSNG; this is translated from the coding sequence TTGATTGAGGAAAGAACTCTATCCAGTCATCTCGTCTACGAAGGGCAGGCGCTTAGGCTGCGCATCGATGAGGTGGAGACAGCGGGCGGCCGAGAGTCCAGGCGAGAGATTGTTGAGCACGACGATTGTGTCGCTATTATCGCGGTTTCCGGCGATAGCATACTGCTGGTAAGGCAGTTCCGAAAACCGGTGGAACAGGAACTCCTGGAGATACCGGCCGGTGGCATTAACCCCGGTGAGAGCCCAGAGGAGGCCGTTAGCCGTGAGCTACGCGAGGAAACAGGCTACCTGCCTCAAAAAATGGAGCGGCTGGGAGGCTTCTATTCTGTACCCGGTTACGGTACGGAATACCTCTACCTTTATCTGGCAACCGACCTTACTCCCGGCCGTCTGTTTGCCGAGGACACCGAGAGCATCAGTGTGGTACGGGTGCCAGTCAGTCAGATTCTTGAGCTTATCACCTCGGGCAGCATCTGCGACGCGAAGAGCATCGCCGGGCTGCTCACCTTCCTGGAGTATCTCAAGAGAAGTAACGGCTAG
- a CDS encoding NAD(+)/NADH kinase — MKRIGILCHPLNKAARPMADELESFLGARGVSTWVCSAWESDEARAQLEDTDLILTVGGDGTILRAAQVVISNPIPITGVNLGKLGFMTELSAAEAKDKLAALLAGEGWIDERAMLEAKLKTPDSKGVQVLYALNDMVMARGEVARMVHIEAAIDGKELTTYRADGVILATATGSTGYSLSAGGPILHPQAREFLLLPILPHLSLAYTLVLPSSVSVRLRINAAHTTTLSVDGHINLSLASGTTLEVKQSKKKTRFLRIHPDTSFYGSLEQRLKGKK; from the coding sequence GTGAAAAGAATCGGTATTCTCTGCCACCCGCTGAACAAAGCCGCCCGTCCCATGGCTGACGAACTGGAGAGTTTTCTCGGCGCCAGGGGCGTTTCTACGTGGGTATGTTCCGCCTGGGAAAGCGACGAGGCGAGAGCACAACTGGAGGATACCGATCTAATACTGACTGTCGGCGGCGACGGAACGATTCTACGGGCGGCCCAGGTGGTGATCTCAAACCCGATTCCGATTACCGGGGTGAACCTGGGTAAGCTTGGTTTTATGACTGAGCTCAGCGCTGCCGAGGCAAAAGATAAACTGGCGGCACTACTGGCGGGAGAGGGTTGGATAGACGAGCGGGCTATGCTTGAGGCAAAGCTGAAAACTCCCGACAGTAAGGGGGTCCAGGTGCTCTACGCCCTGAATGATATGGTAATGGCACGCGGCGAAGTAGCCCGTATGGTCCATATCGAGGCCGCCATTGACGGGAAGGAGCTTACTACCTATCGTGCTGACGGAGTTATTCTGGCCACCGCCACCGGCAGCACCGGCTATTCACTGTCGGCCGGAGGGCCTATCCTACATCCTCAGGCCAGGGAGTTCCTCCTGTTACCGATACTACCTCACCTGAGTCTTGCCTATACCCTGGTATTACCGTCCTCAGTATCAGTCAGGCTGCGCATTAATGCCGCTCATACTACTACGTTAAGTGTTGACGGCCATATAAACCTGTCACTCGCCAGCGGCACTACTCTGGAAGTGAAGCAGAGTAAAAAGAAGACGCGATTCTTGAGGATCCATCCCGATACGTCCTTCTATGGGTCTCTGGAGCAAAGACTAAAAGGAAAAAAGTAG
- a CDS encoding alpha/beta hydrolase produces the protein MPYLSLNDTRLYYEEKGEGQPIIFIHGVWMSGRFFKKQIPYFARRYRVIVPDLRSHGRSAHVHFGHTLPGYARDIHALIGELGLKNVVLIGWSMGALVTWDYFKQFGSENVTATVIIDQSACDLTAPDWTMGLFDLAELRRTMAAVQTDRETVVRDFIPSMFKDKPAEEEAGWIFDEITRLPESVAGAILFDQTLQDYRPVLSSVNVPTLLCFGRDEKLYPVAAGEYLCRNLPDARLVVFEESGHCPFLEEPERFNREVDRFIRSLR, from the coding sequence ATGCCCTACTTGAGCCTGAACGACACCCGTTTGTACTACGAGGAGAAGGGGGAAGGACAACCGATTATCTTTATACACGGGGTATGGATGAGCGGCCGCTTCTTCAAGAAGCAGATACCCTACTTCGCCCGGCGCTACCGGGTAATCGTACCCGACCTGCGGTCACACGGACGCTCGGCACACGTCCATTTCGGTCATACCCTGCCCGGCTACGCCCGGGATATCCATGCCCTGATAGGTGAACTCGGCTTAAAGAACGTCGTGCTGATAGGCTGGTCGATGGGCGCCCTGGTTACCTGGGACTATTTCAAGCAGTTCGGCAGCGAGAATGTTACCGCTACCGTTATCATCGATCAGTCTGCCTGTGATTTAACAGCGCCCGATTGGACTATGGGGCTTTTTGACCTCGCGGAGCTCCGCCGGACGATGGCTGCCGTCCAGACAGACCGGGAAACGGTTGTACGCGATTTCATCCCTTCGATGTTCAAGGATAAGCCGGCCGAGGAAGAAGCCGGCTGGATATTCGATGAAATCACCCGGCTGCCCGAGTCTGTTGCCGGTGCTATCCTCTTCGATCAGACCTTACAGGACTACCGGCCGGTACTCTCGAGCGTAAACGTCCCGACGCTGCTTTGCTTCGGCAGGGACGAAAAGCTTTACCCGGTCGCCGCCGGGGAGTACCTTTGCCGGAACCTGCCCGATGCCCGGCTCGTAGTCTTCGAGGAGAGCGGCCACTGCCCGTTTCTTGAAGAACCGGAGCGTTTCAACCGGGAGGTGGACCGGTTCATCCGATCACTGCGCTGA
- a CDS encoding tryptophan-rich sensory protein, protein MSDKSVIGKLVGSIAACYGAGAIGSAFTTSQIPTWYATLAKPSFTPPDAVFMPVWLTLYALMGIAVFLIWRKGLQTDGVKPAFILFWVQLVLNALWSVVFFGYESPTGGFAIILALGVILLITTIKFFKISKAAGGLLVPYLSWIGIATSLNGGIMMLNP, encoded by the coding sequence ATGTCCGATAAATCCGTTATAGGTAAGCTGGTAGGAAGTATCGCGGCCTGCTATGGCGCCGGGGCAATCGGGTCGGCCTTCACGACGTCCCAGATTCCCACCTGGTACGCAACCCTGGCGAAGCCGTCTTTCACCCCTCCCGATGCCGTATTCATGCCGGTCTGGCTGACCCTTTACGCCCTGATGGGAATAGCAGTATTCCTGATATGGCGCAAAGGGCTGCAGACCGATGGAGTGAAGCCGGCATTCATACTATTCTGGGTGCAGTTGGTCCTTAATGCTCTATGGTCGGTAGTATTCTTCGGCTATGAATCCCCTACCGGCGGCTTCGCCATAATACTGGCACTAGGAGTCATACTTCTGATTACTACCATCAAGTTTTTCAAGATATCGAAGGCTGCGGGTGGCCTTCTCGTACCTTACCTGTCCTGGATAGGTATTGCCACTTCGTTAAACGGCGGGATCATGATGCTCAATCCCTAG
- a CDS encoding zinc ribbon domain-containing protein gives MPVYEYECTGCGARFELRRSIADSDSEVKCPRCGKERPRRVFSTFGTASSSRTCSPNSFT, from the coding sequence GTGCCTGTTTATGAATATGAATGTACCGGATGCGGTGCCCGGTTCGAGCTTCGGCGGAGTATAGCCGATAGCGATAGCGAGGTGAAGTGTCCCCGATGCGGTAAGGAGAGGCCGAGAAGGGTCTTTTCTACATTCGGTACGGCTTCTTCTTCCCGTACCTGCTCACCAAACAGCTTCACCTGA
- a CDS encoding pyruvate carboxylase subunit B codes for MMKNPLKITDITFRDGHQSLLATRMRTEDMVNIAAEMNKVGFHSMEVWGGATFDVATRFLNEDPWQRPRLLKDLMPDTPLQMLLRGQNLVGYRNYADDVVTAFVHHAARVGIDIFRVFDALNDERNFETCLKAIKESGKHAQLSICYSLTERKMGGAVYNLDYYVNKALIMQDMGADSICIKDMAGLIAPDDAYRLVKALKKVLKVPVQLHTHYTSGMASMSCLKAIEAGVDIIDTALAPFALRSSHPAVEPILVALQGTPRDTGLDLTHLFKLGEYIESIAPKYQDFMGNTKTSVIDTGVLMHQIPGGMISNLVSQLREGNVLHRLDEVYKEVPRVRKELGYPPLVTPTSQIIGVQAVQNVLVGRYKLVSTQVQDYVFGLYGKPPAPIDPEVQEIVLKHYKRGKTPVTCRAADMLEPELDKAREMVRDFTEDIGDVLIAALYPITGLRFLKRKFGLETSS; via the coding sequence ATGATGAAGAATCCCCTGAAAATTACCGATATTACCTTCCGTGACGGACATCAATCGCTGTTAGCCACCCGGATGCGGACCGAGGATATGGTGAATATCGCCGCGGAGATGAATAAGGTCGGCTTCCACTCGATGGAGGTCTGGGGTGGTGCCACCTTTGATGTTGCTACCAGGTTTCTCAACGAGGACCCCTGGCAGAGGCCTCGTCTCCTCAAGGATCTGATGCCGGATACGCCGCTGCAAATGCTGCTCAGGGGACAGAACCTGGTCGGTTACCGCAACTATGCCGATGATGTGGTTACCGCCTTTGTCCATCACGCTGCCCGGGTGGGCATCGATATCTTCAGGGTCTTTGATGCCCTGAATGATGAGCGCAACTTCGAGACTTGCCTTAAAGCGATTAAGGAGAGCGGTAAGCATGCCCAGCTCTCGATATGCTATTCGCTTACCGAGCGTAAGATGGGTGGGGCGGTTTACAATCTCGATTATTATGTCAATAAGGCGCTCATCATGCAGGATATGGGTGCTGACAGCATCTGCATCAAGGATATGGCGGGTCTTATCGCCCCTGATGATGCCTATAGGCTGGTTAAAGCCCTGAAGAAAGTATTAAAGGTACCGGTACAGCTTCACACCCACTACACCAGCGGTATGGCCTCGATGAGCTGTCTGAAGGCCATCGAAGCCGGGGTGGACATTATCGATACCGCCCTGGCTCCGTTTGCCCTGCGCTCTTCTCACCCGGCTGTTGAACCTATCCTGGTTGCTCTGCAGGGGACTCCCCGGGATACCGGTCTTGACTTGACCCACCTTTTCAAACTGGGGGAGTACATCGAGTCGATAGCCCCCAAGTACCAGGACTTCATGGGGAATACAAAAACATCGGTTATTGATACCGGCGTGCTGATGCACCAGATTCCCGGTGGCATGATATCCAATCTGGTTTCCCAGCTACGCGAGGGTAATGTCCTGCACAGGCTGGATGAAGTATACAAAGAGGTCCCACGGGTGCGTAAGGAGCTGGGCTACCCGCCGCTGGTAACCCCTACCAGCCAGATTATCGGGGTACAGGCTGTCCAGAATGTTCTTGTCGGCAGATACAAGCTGGTATCGACCCAGGTACAGGACTACGTTTTCGGGCTGTATGGTAAACCGCCGGCTCCCATTGACCCTGAAGTACAGGAGATAGTCCTGAAGCACTATAAACGGGGCAAGACTCCGGTTACCTGCCGCGCTGCCGATATGCTTGAGCCCGAACTGGACAAAGCCAGAGAGATGGTAAGAGATTTCACCGAGGATATCGGCGACGTACTGATAGCCGCGCTCTATCCCATCACCGGACTGCGCTTCCTGAAAAGGAAGTTCGGCCTGGAGACCTCGTCTTGA
- the queD gene encoding 6-carboxytetrahydropterin synthase QueD, with amino-acid sequence MYQLSVEQHFDAAHLLRGYHGKCEALHGHRFRAVVKIEAAGLDGIGIAYDFAELKRHLRDILSRFDHTCLNDVPPFDKINPSSENIARTIYDELKPKLSGTPVVLAAVEVWESPESRVAYIPD; translated from the coding sequence ATGTATCAGCTATCTGTCGAGCAGCATTTTGACGCCGCTCATCTCCTGCGGGGATATCATGGCAAGTGTGAGGCACTGCACGGACATCGCTTCCGGGCCGTAGTTAAGATCGAGGCCGCCGGGCTTGATGGAATAGGAATAGCCTACGATTTTGCCGAGCTGAAAAGGCATCTCAGAGATATTCTATCCCGGTTTGACCATACCTGCCTGAATGACGTACCCCCGTTCGATAAAATAAACCCGTCTTCGGAGAATATCGCCCGCACCATCTATGATGAGCTTAAGCCGAAGCTGTCGGGAACACCGGTCGTACTTGCCGCCGTCGAGGTATGGGAATCACCCGAGAGCAGGGTAGCCTACATACCCGATTAG
- a CDS encoding N-acetyltransferase produces MVKLERATIRDVSQIHRLVNFFASRGKMLARSLSEIYENIRDYQVVRDGEQVIACVALHVMWSDLAEIKSLAVAESSQKQGIGERMIRSCLAEAQGLGISTVFCLTYKPELFERVGFSRIDKMELPNKVWTECYRCPKFPNCDEVALTYHTGAKLD; encoded by the coding sequence GTGGTCAAGCTAGAAAGAGCCACGATTAGAGATGTCAGCCAGATACACCGGTTGGTTAACTTCTTCGCCAGTAGAGGGAAGATGCTGGCCCGCTCTTTAAGCGAGATATACGAAAACATCAGGGACTATCAGGTGGTCAGAGATGGGGAGCAGGTGATTGCCTGCGTGGCCCTGCACGTTATGTGGTCGGACCTGGCTGAGATCAAGTCACTGGCGGTCGCTGAGAGCAGCCAGAAACAGGGGATTGGCGAACGGATGATCCGGAGTTGTCTTGCAGAAGCACAAGGACTCGGCATAAGTACCGTTTTCTGCCTTACCTATAAACCGGAGTTGTTTGAGCGAGTGGGCTTTTCTCGAATAGACAAAATGGAGCTTCCTAACAAGGTCTGGACGGAATGCTACCGCTGCCCCAAGTTTCCCAATTGCGACGAAGTAGCCCTTACCTATCACACGGGGGCCAAGCTTGATTGA
- a CDS encoding DNA recombination protein RmuC — MEIIVIIILSVAIAVLLGVFLRDRSRGRQALEAQGEALSRVVDEKLEGNVRIFGDLREKLGELTQRTRDIQEIGRNISNLQELLRAPKFRGCFGELLLERLLADVLPQGAYSIQHRFLDGRTVDAVVRIGRNLIPVDSKFPLEDFERMVRVETDEERKALRQQFIYTIRKHVDNVSKYILPDEGTFDFALMYIPAENVYYEAVIRGTQSAKWSDIYSYSLKKRVVPVSPNSFYAYLQVIVLGLKGLRFETAAHDILGYIGRLQSDLKDFEQDYEVIGGHIHHAASKYDAASRKLNRFEDKLRLAVENPAEELPGASVDRSVDEAGGQ, encoded by the coding sequence ATGGAAATCATAGTAATTATTATTCTTTCGGTTGCCATTGCGGTTCTACTCGGGGTCTTTCTCCGCGACCGGTCCCGGGGACGGCAGGCACTGGAGGCACAGGGTGAGGCCCTGTCCAGGGTAGTGGACGAGAAACTGGAGGGTAACGTCAGAATCTTTGGCGATCTGCGGGAAAAATTAGGCGAACTGACACAGAGGACGAGAGACATCCAGGAGATTGGCCGGAACATCTCCAATCTACAGGAACTGTTACGAGCGCCGAAGTTCAGGGGCTGCTTTGGTGAGCTGCTGCTGGAGAGGTTATTAGCCGATGTTCTGCCCCAGGGTGCTTACTCTATCCAGCATAGATTTCTCGACGGGAGGACGGTGGATGCCGTGGTCAGGATCGGGCGCAATCTGATCCCGGTCGATTCGAAATTCCCCCTGGAAGATTTTGAGCGTATGGTCAGGGTGGAGACCGATGAAGAGAGAAAGGCCTTACGCCAGCAGTTCATCTACACCATCAGGAAACACGTCGATAACGTGAGCAAATATATACTTCCCGACGAAGGCACCTTCGACTTTGCCCTGATGTATATACCAGCCGAGAATGTCTATTATGAAGCGGTAATTCGCGGAACACAATCTGCTAAATGGAGCGACATATATTCATACTCTCTCAAGAAACGGGTGGTACCGGTATCGCCGAATAGTTTCTATGCCTACCTGCAGGTTATCGTCCTCGGGCTAAAGGGACTCCGCTTTGAGACGGCAGCACATGATATTCTGGGGTATATCGGCCGTCTGCAGAGTGACCTCAAGGACTTCGAGCAGGACTACGAGGTGATCGGGGGACATATCCACCACGCCGCCAGCAAGTACGATGCCGCCAGCAGAAAGCTGAACAGGTTCGAGGATAAGCTACGTCTAGCTGTGGAAAATCCGGCCGAAGAATTGCCCGGAGCATCCGTAGACAGGAGCGTTGATGAGGCAGGAGGACAATGA
- a CDS encoding HEPN domain-containing protein, producing the protein MSIEHMVQEGCIHPFKATRAEITKVMDLARRDLAEAEKIKGISLDWTYSIAYNAVLQACRALMFHMGYRPASFEAHKSTFEFMQLVVEEQLKPTIDYFDRARQKRHRVTYEAVGLVSEKETEQMLKKAKEFLEYIESKLKRK; encoded by the coding sequence ATGTCTATTGAGCATATGGTACAAGAAGGGTGTATCCATCCATTCAAGGCGACCAGAGCAGAGATAACAAAGGTCATGGACCTTGCCAGACGTGATCTTGCTGAAGCCGAGAAAATCAAAGGCATCAGCCTGGATTGGACCTACTCTATCGCATACAATGCCGTACTCCAGGCTTGTAGAGCTTTAATGTTTCATATGGGATATCGCCCTGCAAGTTTTGAAGCCCACAAGTCTACTTTCGAGTTTATGCAACTGGTTGTCGAAGAACAATTAAAACCCACGATAGATTATTTTGACCGAGCCCGTCAGAAACGGCACCGGGTTACCTACGAAGCTGTTGGGCTTGTATCTGAAAAAGAGACCGAGCAGATGTTAAAGAAGGCAAAGGAATTTCTTGAATATATTGAGAGTAAACTAAAGAGGAAATAA
- a CDS encoding histidine triad nucleotide-binding protein — protein sequence MSKKVETDCIFCQIAAGRVATEILYQDEEVIAFRDINPQAPAHLLIIPRRHIPSLAHLSEGESSLIGRMVGAANRLAKSEGLSGKGYRLVINYGEWGGQLVPHLHMHLIGGRKLADKLG from the coding sequence ATGAGCAAGAAGGTGGAAACGGACTGTATCTTTTGTCAAATTGCGGCCGGCAGAGTGGCTACCGAAATCCTCTATCAGGATGAGGAAGTAATCGCCTTCCGTGACATTAACCCCCAGGCTCCGGCTCACCTGCTTATCATACCCAGGAGGCATATCCCTTCCCTGGCGCATCTATCCGAAGGTGAGTCGTCCCTTATCGGGCGTATGGTTGGCGCGGCTAATCGTCTGGCTAAAAGTGAAGGTCTCTCGGGAAAAGGATATCGCCTGGTGATAAACTACGGCGAATGGGGCGGGCAGCTGGTGCCCCATCTCCATATGCACCTCATCGGTGGCAGGAAGCTAGCCGATAAACTCGGCTAG
- the folK gene encoding 2-amino-4-hydroxy-6-hydroxymethyldihydropteridine diphosphokinase — protein MTTNFVEVYLGLGSNMGNRQENLEKALDFLAQRLRVARVSSMYDTEPVGNTDQPRFLNLACRVNTVLEPAALLALAKGIESKMGRAFGKANGPRPIDIDILVYGDRIMDTPDLVIPHPRMTERAFVLVPLAEIAPDLRHPSNGKTIRELLGGITEMQGVLKWESS, from the coding sequence ATGACAACCAATTTTGTAGAGGTATATCTCGGTCTGGGCTCAAATATGGGCAACCGACAGGAAAACCTGGAGAAGGCTCTTGATTTTCTCGCGCAGAGGCTGCGGGTAGCCAGGGTCTCCTCCATGTATGATACTGAGCCGGTGGGTAACACCGATCAGCCCCGCTTTCTCAATCTGGCCTGCCGGGTCAATACCGTACTGGAACCGGCGGCACTGCTTGCTCTGGCCAAGGGGATCGAGAGCAAGATGGGCAGGGCGTTCGGCAAAGCCAATGGCCCCCGCCCCATTGATATCGACATCCTTGTTTATGGCGACCGGATTATGGATACCCCGGACCTGGTTATTCCCCACCCCAGGATGACGGAGAGGGCCTTCGTCCTGGTGCCTCTGGCAGAGATTGCCCCCGATTTAAGACACCCGTCAAACGGTAAGACGATCAGAGAGCTGTTGGGCGGGATAACCGAGATGCAGGGCGTACTTAAGTGGGAGAGCAGCTAA
- the rho gene encoding transcription termination factor Rho has product MNIADLEDKSKDELVELAKEMGLSSCTNLKKQDIIMRILQEHTEQQGNIFCGGILEIMNDGYGFLRQSSLLPSSDDIYVSQSQIRRFRLRTGDMVTGQVRTPKSSEKYRSLLRVEAINDINPELLKNRPHFKALTPTFPDKIINLETTSDNLSSRLINLIAPIGRGQRGLIVSPPKAGKTLLLKSIANAATTNYHDIHLMVCLIGERPEEVTDIKRSVRGDVISATFDEPVENHTRVAELALERAKRLVESGKDVFILLDGITRLTRSYNLVMPSSGRTLSGGIDPAALHPAKRFFGAARNMDEGGSLTIIATCLVDTGSRMDDLIYEEFKGTGNMELHLDRRLAERRIFPAIDIQRSGTRREELLLNESDLKQIWLLRRMMSMVATDSINFTETTERVLDRLRKTKTNAEFLANLNKETA; this is encoded by the coding sequence ATGAACATTGCCGATTTAGAAGACAAGAGCAAGGATGAGCTGGTCGAGCTGGCTAAGGAGATGGGGCTTTCCAGCTGCACCAACTTGAAGAAGCAGGACATCATCATGCGCATCCTGCAGGAGCATACCGAACAGCAGGGTAACATCTTCTGCGGCGGTATCCTGGAGATTATGAACGATGGCTACGGTTTCTTAAGACAGAGCTCACTGCTGCCCAGCTCGGATGATATCTACGTATCCCAGTCGCAAATACGCCGCTTCCGTTTACGCACCGGCGATATGGTCACCGGTCAGGTCAGGACACCCAAGAGCAGTGAGAAGTACCGAAGCCTGCTCCGGGTAGAGGCAATTAACGATATCAATCCTGAGCTTTTGAAAAATCGCCCCCATTTCAAAGCGCTTACTCCTACCTTTCCCGATAAAATAATCAATCTGGAAACGACGTCCGATAACCTGTCCAGCCGCTTGATCAACCTCATTGCCCCGATCGGCCGGGGACAGCGGGGCTTGATTGTGTCACCGCCCAAAGCGGGTAAGACGCTGCTGCTAAAGTCCATTGCCAACGCCGCCACCACCAACTACCACGATATTCACCTTATGGTCTGCCTTATCGGGGAGCGGCCGGAAGAGGTCACCGATATCAAACGCTCGGTCAGGGGCGACGTGATCAGTGCCACCTTCGACGAGCCGGTAGAAAACCACACCCGCGTCGCCGAGCTGGCGCTGGAGAGAGCCAAACGGTTGGTGGAAAGCGGTAAGGATGTATTCATCCTCCTTGACGGCATCACCCGTCTCACCCGGTCGTATAACCTGGTGATGCCTTCCAGCGGCCGCACCCTGTCCGGCGGTATCGATCCGGCGGCCCTGCACCCGGCTAAGCGATTCTTCGGTGCCGCCCGCAATATGGATGAGGGCGGTAGTCTGACCATTATCGCCACCTGCCTCGTTGACACCGGCAGCCGTATGGACGACCTCATCTATGAGGAGTTTAAGGGGACCGGTAATATGGAGCTCCACCTCGACCGCCGGCTGGCGGAGCGCCGGATCTTTCCGGCGATCGATATCCAGCGCAGCGGTACCAGGCGGGAGGAGCTGCTTCTCAATGAGAGCGACTTGAAGCAGATCTGGCTGCTGCGGCGTATGATGTCTATGGTTGCCACCGATTCGATCAACTTTACCGAGACTACGGAGCGGGTCCTCGACCGCCTGCGCAAGACGAAGACCAATGCCGAGTTCCTGGCTAACCTGAACAAGGAAACGGCATAG
- a CDS encoding methytransferase partner Trm112 — translation MKKELMDILVCPVCKGELGLKVEEENGQEIVTGSLYCRRCEALYPIRETIPSLLPPDKHP, via the coding sequence ATGAAGAAAGAGCTGATGGATATCCTGGTCTGCCCGGTCTGTAAAGGGGAGCTTGGGCTCAAGGTAGAGGAAGAGAACGGGCAGGAAATAGTGACCGGCTCGCTATATTGCCGGAGATGCGAAGCGCTTTACCCCATCCGGGAGACAATCCCCAGCCTGCTACCGCCGGATAAGCACCCCTAA